The nucleotide window AATATGATTTTGAAGACGCTGATTGACGTAATTGGTATCTTAGAATCTAAGAGTCCGCTAGAGACGATTAGAAAGAGATTAGAAAATAAGGTTGAGTATGAGGAAACGATAGTGGGAGAAGTCCCTTATATTAAAGCCGTATATAAAGGTGGGGGGAAGGACAAGATTGAAATTTTAGGGAGGTTAGGAGCAATACAGATGGTTAACACGAATAAGGGTTTAGTTTCTGACGCTGATGGTGCCGTTATCACGTTAACTACACTTTTCGAACTCCTTGACCTGATGGATAAAGGAATTGTATTTGATATTGATATAGTATTTGTTACAAATTTAGCTACTAGAGCTAAGCTGATCCCTCACAGACCGTTTGACTTTATGATCCCATTAATGGGACTAGACGACGCATTAAAAATTGAAGTAGACCCTACAGCTTCATTTATATTATCTATAGATTCTACTAAGGGGAATAGGTTAGCAAAATACGACGATTTTGCGTTAACACATGTTATTAAAGACGGTTATATATTGAAATTGCATGATAACGTCATCGATATCTATAATAGAGTTACTGAACACGAAATTTATATGGTACCTCTTACTACCGGTGATCTTACACCTCTAGACTATAATGTATATCATATTAGTACTTTGATTTCCCCTTGGCTGTATACTTCTTCACCGGTCATTGGCTTAGCTACGGTTTCTAAACAGGTGATACCCGGATATGAGACTGGAGTCCAAAACCTAATAATGTTAGAACATGCATCGAGATTTTGCACCGAACTTATAAAGTATTTAGAAAAGGGCGGAAAAGTATATGATGAAAACGAGTTAATGGAATTAGAGAGCAAACTAGGTAAATCAAATTTGGTTAAGGCCAAGAGAGTGTAGAGCGGTGATTGTCCCGTTATTGAGAGATCTAGTAGAGATTCAGACTGTAAACCCTCCGGGAAAAGAATATGAAACGATTGTAAGCTATTTGAAGGATTTATTTTCTAGATTAGGATTTAAAACTGAGCTTATAACTATTCCAGAAGAGTACATCGATAAAAATTATATTTATTCTCCT belongs to Stygiolobus caldivivus and includes:
- a CDS encoding DUF1177 domain-containing protein is translated as MILKTLIDVIGILESKSPLETIRKRLENKVEYEETIVGEVPYIKAVYKGGGKDKIEILGRLGAIQMVNTNKGLVSDADGAVITLTTLFELLDLMDKGIVFDIDIVFVTNLATRAKLIPHRPFDFMIPLMGLDDALKIEVDPTASFILSIDSTKGNRLAKYDDFALTHVIKDGYILKLHDNVIDIYNRVTEHEIYMVPLTTGDLTPLDYNVYHISTLISPWLYTSSPVIGLATVSKQVIPGYETGVQNLIMLEHASRFCTELIKYLEKGGKVYDENELMELESKLGKSNLVKAKRV